A genomic window from Aphelocoma coerulescens isolate FSJ_1873_10779 chromosome 30, UR_Acoe_1.0, whole genome shotgun sequence includes:
- the PNPLA6 gene encoding patatin-like phospholipase domain-containing protein 6 isoform X1, with protein sequence MTARGPRPPPGPERAETGGRISDGQSPPRPWGRASRSRRPRCSGPSWASPWPSWPSPCWAGGCAAGVPAQEPPRYRFRKRDKVLFYSRKIMRKVSQSTSSLVDASVSSGAARPRSRKKLKVLSIAKKVSASFLRIQKEPPTLQLKEPPPSVLEADLTEFDVASSHLPSEVLYMLKNVRVLGHFEKPLFLELCKHMVFQQCQQGEDVFRPGQPDTSIYVLQEGKLELLLTETDGKETVMKEVFPGDSVHSLLSILDVITGHQRPYRTVCARAAEDSTVLRLPVEAFSAVFEKYPESLVRVVQIIMVRLQRVTFLALHNYLGLTNELFSHDMQPLRLFPQPGHAARTSPVRHGKRGLGGTDEGRDTAELMKAAGLETPAVPPPLSRCISMPVDISGIQKGPRSDFDMAYERGRISVSLQEDSSGAFGQSVSQEPKERKSVTLEEQPSGIYHYSSCEEDAGAGMGTGTGTGTGTGTCPFGPYQGRQSSDIFEEAKRELIKLMKVEDPSLLNNRVLLHHAKGGTVIARQGDQDVSLHFVLWGCLHVYQRMIDKEEDVCLFLTQPGELVGQLAVLTGEPLIFTIKANRDCTFLKISKSDFYEIMREQPSVVLSVAHTVAARMSPFVRQMDFAIDWMAVEAGRALYRQGDKSDCTYIVLNGRLRSVIQKGSGKKELVGEYGRGDLVGVVEALTRQPRATTVHAVRDTELAKLPEGTLNNIKRRYPQVVTRLIHLLSQKILGNLQQLRGPFAGSGLGMASSSEPINPTSNLSTVAVLPVCDEVPMAAFTLELQHALNAIGPTLLLTSDIIRARLGSSALESIQEYRLSGWLAQQEDIHRIVLYQTDCTLTPWTLRCIRQADCILIVGLGDQEPALGELEQMLENTAVRALKQLVLLHREDGPGPARTVEWLNMRSWCSGHLHIRCPRRVFSRRSPAKLREMYEKVFEKSADRHSDFSRLARVLTGNTIALVLGGGGARGCSHIGVIKAMEESGIPIDLVGGTSIGAFIGALYAEERSAVRTKQRAREWARCMNSVFETVLDLTYPITSMFSGSAFNASINRVFQDKQIEDLWLPYFNVTTDITASAMRVHTDGSLWRYVRASASYTPYLPPLCDPKDSHWLVDGCYVNNVPGSLWRYVRASMTLSGYLPPLCDPKDGNLLMDGGYINNLPADIARNMGAKTVIAIDVGSQDETDLCNYGDSLSGWWLLWKRLNPWAEKVKVPDMAEIQSRLAYVSCVRQLEVVKSSSYCEYIRPPIDRFKTMDFGKFDEIYDVGYQHGKVVFEGWSRGDIIEKMVKDRRSADFYESKRMDVLTCPSAGFTDLAEIVSRIEPAQPYLSDGYGDEESDYLTEYEDEGPESLRGEEDAFLASLEAEEEKPLRHRPSAAGTPPPPPLDSDGF encoded by the exons ATGACGGCGcgggggccgcggccgccgccagGGCCGGAGCGGGCCGAGACCGGCGGCcg GATTTCGGATGGGCAGAGCCCCCCCCGGCCATGGGGCAGAGCGAGTCGCAGCAGGAGGCCGAG GTGCTCTGGACCGTCCTGGGCCTCGCCGTGGCCATCATGGCCGTCGCCGTGCTGGGCTGGTGGCTGCGCCGCAGGA GTCCCCGCGCAGGAGCCGCCCCGGTATCGCTTCCGCAAGCGGGACAAGGTCCTGTTCTACAGCCGCAAGATCATGCGTAAG gtgtcccagtcCACGTCCTCCCTGGTGGACGCCAGCGTGTCCAGCGGCGCCGCGCGGCCGCGCAGCCGCAAGAAGCTGAAGGTGCTGAGCATCGCCAAGAA GGTCTCGGCCAGCTTCCTGCGCATCCAGAAGGAGCCGCCCACgctgcagctgaaggagccGCCGCCCTCGGTGCTGGAGGCCGACCTGACCGAGTTCGACGTGGCCAGCTCGCACCTGCCCTCCGAGGTGCTCTACATGCTCAAGAACGTCCG ggtgctggggcactTTGAGAAGCCgctgttcctggagctgtgcAAGCACATGGTgttccagcagtgccagcagggcgAGGACGTGTTCCGGCCGGGCCAGCCCGACACCAGCATCTACGTCCTGCAGGAGGGgaaactggagctgctgctcaccGAGACG GACGGGAAGGAGACGGTGATGAAGGAGGTGTTTCCTGGGGACAGCGTCCACAGCCTGCTCAGCATCCTGGACGTCATCACG ggccaccagcgGCCGTACCGGACGGTCTGCGCCCGCGCGGCCGAGGACTCCACGGTGCTGCGCCTGCCGGTCGAGGCCTTCTCGGCCGTCTTCGAGAAGTACCCCGAGAGCCTGGTGAGGGTGGTGCAG ATCATCATGGTGCGGCTGCAGCGCGTCACCTTCCTGGCCTTGCACAACTACCTGGGGCTGACCAACGAGCTCTTCAGCCAC GACATGCAGCCCCTGCGGCTCTTCCCGCAGCCCGGCCACGCCGCCCGCACCAGCCCCGTCCGGCACGGCAAGCGCGGCCTGGGCGGCACCGACGAGGGCCGGGACACGG CCGAGCTGATGAAAGCTGCCGGCCTAGAGACCCCGGCGGTGCCGCCGCCGCTGAGCCGCTGCATCTCCATGCCCGTGGATATCTCGG GCATCCAGAAGGGTCCCCGCTCGGATTTCGACATGGCCTACGAGCGCGGCCGCATCTCGGTGTCGCTGCAGGAGGACAGCTCTGGCGCCTTTGGGCAG TCGGTGTCGCAGGAGCCCAAGGAGCGCAAGTCGGTGACGCTGGAGGAGCAGCCCTCGGGGATTTACCACTACAGCTCCTGCGAGGAGGACGCGGGCGCGGGGATGGGCACGGGGACGGGCACGGGCACGGGGACGGGGACGTGTCCCTTCGGGCCCTACCAGGGCCGCCAGAGCAGCGACATCTTCGAGGAGGCCAAGCGGGAGCTCATCAAGCTCATGAAGGTCGAG GACCCTTCTCTCCTCAACAACCGCGTCCTGCTCCACCACGCCAAAGGCGGGACGGTCATCGCCCGCCAGGGCGaccag GACGTGAGCCTGCACTtcgtgctctggggctgcctgcACGTGTACCAGCGCATGATCGACAAGGAGGAGGACGTGTGCCTGTTCCTGACGCAGCCCGGCGAGCTGGTGGGACAGCTGGCCGTGCTCACCGGGGAGCCCCTCATCTTCACCATCAAGGCCAACCGCGACTGCACCTTCCTCAAGATCTCCAAGTCCGACTTCTACGA GATCATGCGGGAGCAGCCCAGCGTGGTGCTGAGCGTGGCCCACACCGTGGCCGCCCGCATGTCGCCCTTCGTGCGCCAGATGGACTTCGCCATCGACTGGATGGCCGTAGAGGCTGGCCGGGCGCTCTACAG GCAGGGGGACAAGTCGGACTGCACCTACATCGTGCTCAACGGGCGGCTGCGCTCCGTCATCCAGAAGGGCAGCGGCAAGAAGGAGCTGGTGGGCGAGTACGGCCGCGGTGACCTCGTGGGCGTG GTGGAGGCGCTGACGCGGCAGCCCCGGGCCACCACGGTGCACGCGGTGAGGGACACGGAGCTGGCCAAGCTGCCCGAGGGGACTCTCAACAACATCAAGCGCAGATACCCACAG GTCGTCACCCGCCTCATCCACCTCCTGAGCCAGAAGATCCTGGGgaacctccagcagctccgcgGGCCCTTCGCAG GGTCCGGCCTGGGCATGGCTTCCAGCTCGGAGCCCATCAACCCCACCAGCAACCTGTCGACGGTGGCGGTGCTGCCCGTGTGCGACGAGGTGCCCATGGCGGCCTTCacgctggagctgcagcacgCGCTCAACGCCATCG GTCCCACGCTGCTCCTCACCAGCGACATCATCCGCGCCCGCCTGGGCTCCTCGGCCCTGGAGAG CATCCAGGAGTACCGGCTGTCCGGCTGGCTGGCGCAGCAGGAGGACATCCACCGCATCGTCCTCTACCAGACCGACTGCACGCTGACCCCCTGGACGCTGCGCTGCATCCGCCAGGCCGACTGCATCCTCATCGTGGGGCTGGGCGACCAGGAGCCCGCCCTGGGCGAG CTGGAGCAGATGCTGGAGAACACGGCGGTGCGGGCGCTGaagcagctggtgctgctgcaccgCGAGgacggccccggcccggcgcgcACCGTCGAGTGGCTCAACATGCGCAGCTGGTGCTCCGGCCACCTGCACATCCGCTGCCCCCGCCGCGTCTTCTCGCGCCGCAGCCCCGCCAAGCTG CGGGAGATGTACGAGAAGGTGTTCGAGAAGAGCGCCGACCGCCACAGCGACTTCTCGCGCCTGGCGCGCGTCCTCACCGGCAACACCATCGCCCTGGTgctgggcggcggcggcgccag gggctgctcccacaTCGGGGTCATCAAGGCCATGGAGGAGTCGGGGATCCCCATCGACCTGGTGGGGGGCACCTCCATCGGCGCCTTCATCGGGGCGCTCTACGCCGAGGAGCGCAGCGCCGTGCGCACCAAGCAGCGGGCACGGGAGTGGGCCagg tGCATGAATTCCGTTTTTGAGACCGTCCTGGACCTCACCTACCCCATCACCTCCATGTTCTCGGGCTCGGCCTTCAACGCCAGCATCAACCGAGTCTTCCAGGACAAGCAGATCGAG gacctgtggctgccctacTTCAACGTCACCACGGACATCACGGCCTCGGCCATGCGGGTGCACACGGACG GCAGCCTCTGGCGCTACGTCCGAGCCAGTGCGTCCTATACCCCCTACCTGCCTCCGCTCTGCGACCCCAAGGACAGCCACTGGCTGGTGGACGGCTGCTATGTTAACAATGTCCCAG GCTCGCTCTGGCGCTACGTGCGCGCCAGCATGACCCTCTCGGGGTACCTGCCCCCGCTCTGCGACCCCAAGGACGGCAACTTGCTGATGGACGGGGGTTACATCAACAACCTGCCAG CCGACATCGCGCGCAACATGGGCGCCAAGACGGTCATCGCCATCGACGTGGGCAGCCAGGACGAGACCGACCTGTGCAACTACGGCGACTCCTTGTCGGGCTGGTGGCTGCTCTGGAAGCGCCTCAACCCCTGGGCCGAGAAGGTCAAG GTGCCGGACATGGCGGAGATCCAGTCGCGCCTGGCCTACGTGTCCTGCGTCCGGCAGCTGGAGGTGGTCAAGTCCAGCTCCTACTGCGAGTACATCCGGCCACCCATCGACCGCTTCAAGACCATGGACTTCGGGAAGTTCGACGAGATCTAC GACGTCGGCTACCAGCACGGCAAGGTGGTGTTCGAGGGCTGGAGCCGCGGGGACATCATCGAGAAGATGGTCAAGGACCGGCGCTCGGCCGACTTCTACGAGAGCAAACGCATGGAC gtgctcacctgtcccagcgccggttTCACGGACCTGGCCGAGATCGTGTCGCGCATCGAGCCCGCGCAGCCCTACCTGAGCGACGGCTACGGCGACG AGGAGTCCGATTACCTGACCGAGTACGAGGACGAGGGCCCGGAGTCGCTGCGGGGCGAGGAGGACGCGTTCCTGGCGTCGCTGGAGGCC gaggaggagaagcccCTTCGGCACCGTCCGAGCgcggccgggacccccccgccccccccgctgGACTCCGACGGCTTCTGA
- the PNPLA6 gene encoding patatin-like phospholipase domain-containing protein 6 isoform X6 has translation MTARGPRPPPGPERAETGGRISDGQSPPRPWGRASRSRRPRCSGPSWASPWPSWPSPCWAGGCAAGVPAQEPPRYRFRKRDKVLFYSRKIMRKVSQSTSSLVDASVSSGAARPRSRKKLKVLSIAKKVSASFLRIQKEPPTLQLKEPPPSVLEADLTEFDVASSHLPSEVLYMLKNVRVLGHFEKPLFLELCKHMVFQQCQQGEDVFRPGQPDTSIYVLQEGKLELLLTETDGKETVMKEVFPGDSVHSLLSILDVITGHQRPYRTVCARAAEDSTVLRLPVEAFSAVFEKYPESLVRVVQIIMVRLQRVTFLALHNYLGLTNELFSHDMQPLRLFPQPGHAARTSPVRHGKRGLGGTDEGRDTAELMKAAGLETPAVPPPLSRCISMPVDISGIQKGPRSDFDMAYERGRISVSLQEDSSGAFGQSVSQEPKERKSVTLEEQPSGIYHYSSCEEDAGAGMGTGTGTGTGTGTCPFGPYQGRQSSDIFEEAKRELIKLMKVEDPSLLNNRVLLHHAKGGTVIARQGDQDVSLHFVLWGCLHVYQRMIDKEEDVCLFLTQPGELVGQLAVLTGEPLIFTIKANRDCTFLKISKSDFYEIMREQPSVVLSVAHTVAARMSPFVRQMDFAIDWMAVEAGRALYRQGDKSDCTYIVLNGRLRSVIQKGSGKKELVGEYGRGDLVGVVEALTRQPRATTVHAVRDTELAKLPEGTLNNIKRRYPQVVTRLIHLLSQKILGNLQQLRGPFAGSGLGMASSSEPINPTSNLSTVAVLPVCDEVPMAAFTLELQHALNAIGPTLLLTSDIIRARLGSSALESIQEYRLSGWLAQQEDIHRIVLYQTDCTLTPWTLRCIRQADCILIVGLGDQEPALGELEQMLENTAVRALKQLVLLHREDGPGPARTVEWLNMRSWCSGHLHIRCPRRVFSRRSPAKLREMYEKVFEKSADRHSDFSRLARVLTGNTIALVLGGGGARGCSHIGVIKAMEESGIPIDLVGGTSIGAFIGALYAEERSAVRTKQRAREWARHQPSLPGQADRGPVAALLQRHHGHHGLGHAGAHGRQPLALRPSQCVLYPLPASALRPQGQPLAGGRLLC, from the exons ATGACGGCGcgggggccgcggccgccgccagGGCCGGAGCGGGCCGAGACCGGCGGCcg GATTTCGGATGGGCAGAGCCCCCCCCGGCCATGGGGCAGAGCGAGTCGCAGCAGGAGGCCGAG GTGCTCTGGACCGTCCTGGGCCTCGCCGTGGCCATCATGGCCGTCGCCGTGCTGGGCTGGTGGCTGCGCCGCAGGA GTCCCCGCGCAGGAGCCGCCCCGGTATCGCTTCCGCAAGCGGGACAAGGTCCTGTTCTACAGCCGCAAGATCATGCGTAAG gtgtcccagtcCACGTCCTCCCTGGTGGACGCCAGCGTGTCCAGCGGCGCCGCGCGGCCGCGCAGCCGCAAGAAGCTGAAGGTGCTGAGCATCGCCAAGAA GGTCTCGGCCAGCTTCCTGCGCATCCAGAAGGAGCCGCCCACgctgcagctgaaggagccGCCGCCCTCGGTGCTGGAGGCCGACCTGACCGAGTTCGACGTGGCCAGCTCGCACCTGCCCTCCGAGGTGCTCTACATGCTCAAGAACGTCCG ggtgctggggcactTTGAGAAGCCgctgttcctggagctgtgcAAGCACATGGTgttccagcagtgccagcagggcgAGGACGTGTTCCGGCCGGGCCAGCCCGACACCAGCATCTACGTCCTGCAGGAGGGgaaactggagctgctgctcaccGAGACG GACGGGAAGGAGACGGTGATGAAGGAGGTGTTTCCTGGGGACAGCGTCCACAGCCTGCTCAGCATCCTGGACGTCATCACG ggccaccagcgGCCGTACCGGACGGTCTGCGCCCGCGCGGCCGAGGACTCCACGGTGCTGCGCCTGCCGGTCGAGGCCTTCTCGGCCGTCTTCGAGAAGTACCCCGAGAGCCTGGTGAGGGTGGTGCAG ATCATCATGGTGCGGCTGCAGCGCGTCACCTTCCTGGCCTTGCACAACTACCTGGGGCTGACCAACGAGCTCTTCAGCCAC GACATGCAGCCCCTGCGGCTCTTCCCGCAGCCCGGCCACGCCGCCCGCACCAGCCCCGTCCGGCACGGCAAGCGCGGCCTGGGCGGCACCGACGAGGGCCGGGACACGG CCGAGCTGATGAAAGCTGCCGGCCTAGAGACCCCGGCGGTGCCGCCGCCGCTGAGCCGCTGCATCTCCATGCCCGTGGATATCTCGG GCATCCAGAAGGGTCCCCGCTCGGATTTCGACATGGCCTACGAGCGCGGCCGCATCTCGGTGTCGCTGCAGGAGGACAGCTCTGGCGCCTTTGGGCAG TCGGTGTCGCAGGAGCCCAAGGAGCGCAAGTCGGTGACGCTGGAGGAGCAGCCCTCGGGGATTTACCACTACAGCTCCTGCGAGGAGGACGCGGGCGCGGGGATGGGCACGGGGACGGGCACGGGCACGGGGACGGGGACGTGTCCCTTCGGGCCCTACCAGGGCCGCCAGAGCAGCGACATCTTCGAGGAGGCCAAGCGGGAGCTCATCAAGCTCATGAAGGTCGAG GACCCTTCTCTCCTCAACAACCGCGTCCTGCTCCACCACGCCAAAGGCGGGACGGTCATCGCCCGCCAGGGCGaccag GACGTGAGCCTGCACTtcgtgctctggggctgcctgcACGTGTACCAGCGCATGATCGACAAGGAGGAGGACGTGTGCCTGTTCCTGACGCAGCCCGGCGAGCTGGTGGGACAGCTGGCCGTGCTCACCGGGGAGCCCCTCATCTTCACCATCAAGGCCAACCGCGACTGCACCTTCCTCAAGATCTCCAAGTCCGACTTCTACGA GATCATGCGGGAGCAGCCCAGCGTGGTGCTGAGCGTGGCCCACACCGTGGCCGCCCGCATGTCGCCCTTCGTGCGCCAGATGGACTTCGCCATCGACTGGATGGCCGTAGAGGCTGGCCGGGCGCTCTACAG GCAGGGGGACAAGTCGGACTGCACCTACATCGTGCTCAACGGGCGGCTGCGCTCCGTCATCCAGAAGGGCAGCGGCAAGAAGGAGCTGGTGGGCGAGTACGGCCGCGGTGACCTCGTGGGCGTG GTGGAGGCGCTGACGCGGCAGCCCCGGGCCACCACGGTGCACGCGGTGAGGGACACGGAGCTGGCCAAGCTGCCCGAGGGGACTCTCAACAACATCAAGCGCAGATACCCACAG GTCGTCACCCGCCTCATCCACCTCCTGAGCCAGAAGATCCTGGGgaacctccagcagctccgcgGGCCCTTCGCAG GGTCCGGCCTGGGCATGGCTTCCAGCTCGGAGCCCATCAACCCCACCAGCAACCTGTCGACGGTGGCGGTGCTGCCCGTGTGCGACGAGGTGCCCATGGCGGCCTTCacgctggagctgcagcacgCGCTCAACGCCATCG GTCCCACGCTGCTCCTCACCAGCGACATCATCCGCGCCCGCCTGGGCTCCTCGGCCCTGGAGAG CATCCAGGAGTACCGGCTGTCCGGCTGGCTGGCGCAGCAGGAGGACATCCACCGCATCGTCCTCTACCAGACCGACTGCACGCTGACCCCCTGGACGCTGCGCTGCATCCGCCAGGCCGACTGCATCCTCATCGTGGGGCTGGGCGACCAGGAGCCCGCCCTGGGCGAG CTGGAGCAGATGCTGGAGAACACGGCGGTGCGGGCGCTGaagcagctggtgctgctgcaccgCGAGgacggccccggcccggcgcgcACCGTCGAGTGGCTCAACATGCGCAGCTGGTGCTCCGGCCACCTGCACATCCGCTGCCCCCGCCGCGTCTTCTCGCGCCGCAGCCCCGCCAAGCTG CGGGAGATGTACGAGAAGGTGTTCGAGAAGAGCGCCGACCGCCACAGCGACTTCTCGCGCCTGGCGCGCGTCCTCACCGGCAACACCATCGCCCTGGTgctgggcggcggcggcgccag gggctgctcccacaTCGGGGTCATCAAGGCCATGGAGGAGTCGGGGATCCCCATCGACCTGGTGGGGGGCACCTCCATCGGCGCCTTCATCGGGGCGCTCTACGCCGAGGAGCGCAGCGCCGTGCGCACCAAGCAGCGGGCACGGGAGTGGGCCagg CATCAACCGAGTCTTCCAGGACAAGCAGATCGAG gacctgtggctgccctacTTCAACGTCACCACGGACATCACGGCCTCGGCCATGCGGGTGCACACGGACG GCAGCCTCTGGCGCTACGTCCGAGCCAGTGCGTCCTATACCCCCTACCTGCCTCCGCTCTGCGACCCCAAGGACAGCCACTGGCTGGTGGACGGCTGCTATGTTAA